One Mycobacterium sp. SMC-4 DNA window includes the following coding sequences:
- a CDS encoding bifunctional riboflavin kinase/FAD synthetase — MQRWRGQDEIPTDWGRCVVTIGVFDGVHRGHQELISRAVKAGRSRGVPTVLMTFDPHPMEVVFPGSHPAQLTTLTRRAELVEELGIDVFLVVPFTADFMKLTPERYIHELLVERLHVVEVVVGENFTFGKKAAGNVDLLRKAGERFGFAVDSLSLVAEHHRDETVTFSSTYIRSCVDAGDMVAAAEALGRPHRVEGVVVRGDGRGKVLGFPTANVAPPMYSAIPADGVFAAWFTVLGHGPVVGTVIPGERYQAAVSVGTNPTFSGRTRTVEAFVLDTTADLYGQHVAVDFVARLRGQERFESVSDLVTAMGADTERARTILSAQ; from the coding sequence GTGCAGCGATGGCGGGGGCAGGACGAAATCCCCACCGACTGGGGTCGATGCGTCGTCACGATCGGAGTGTTCGACGGCGTCCATCGCGGACATCAGGAACTGATCAGTCGGGCTGTGAAGGCCGGCCGGTCCCGGGGTGTGCCGACAGTGCTGATGACCTTCGACCCGCACCCGATGGAGGTGGTCTTCCCCGGTAGCCACCCGGCGCAACTGACCACCCTGACCCGGCGCGCCGAGCTGGTCGAAGAACTGGGAATCGACGTGTTCCTGGTGGTCCCGTTCACGGCGGACTTCATGAAGCTCACCCCCGAGCGCTACATCCACGAACTGCTGGTCGAGCGCCTGCACGTGGTCGAGGTGGTGGTGGGGGAGAACTTCACGTTCGGCAAGAAGGCCGCCGGCAACGTCGACCTGCTGCGCAAGGCCGGCGAGCGGTTCGGGTTCGCTGTGGATTCGCTGTCTCTGGTCGCAGAACACCACCGCGACGAGACCGTCACCTTCTCGTCGACCTACATCCGCTCCTGTGTCGACGCCGGTGACATGGTGGCCGCCGCCGAAGCGCTGGGGCGCCCGCACCGGGTCGAGGGTGTGGTCGTTCGCGGGGACGGCCGCGGCAAGGTGCTGGGGTTCCCCACCGCCAACGTGGCGCCGCCGATGTATTCCGCGATCCCGGCCGACGGCGTGTTCGCGGCGTGGTTCACCGTGCTCGGACACGGCCCGGTGGTCGGCACCGTGATCCCGGGCGAGCGCTACCAGGCCGCGGTCTCGGTGGGCACCAACCCGACGTTTTCCGGGCGCACCCGCACGGTCGAGGCTTTCGTGCTGGACACCACCGCCGACCTGTACGGACAGCACGTGGCGGTCGACTTCGTGGCCCGGCTGCGCGGTCAGGAGCGGTTCGAGTCGGTCTCGGACCTGGTCACCGCGATGGGTGCGGACACCGAACGCGCCCGCACCATTCTCTCGGCGCAGTAG
- the rpsO gene encoding 30S ribosomal protein S15, translated as MALTAEQKKEILGQYGLHDSDTGSPEAQVALLTKRIVDLTEHLKMHKHDHHSRRGLLLLVGRRRRLLKYVAQVDVERYRSLIERLGLRR; from the coding sequence GTGGCGCTCACCGCCGAACAGAAGAAGGAAATCCTGGGCCAGTACGGCCTGCATGACAGCGACACCGGTTCGCCGGAGGCCCAGGTCGCGCTGTTGACCAAGCGCATCGTCGATCTGACCGAGCACCTGAAGATGCACAAGCACGACCACCATTCGCGTCGGGGCCTGTTGCTGCTGGTCGGCCGTCGGCGGCGGCTGCTCAAGTACGTCGCGCAGGTCGACGTCGAGCGCTACCGCTCGCTGATCGAGCGCCTCGGTCTGCGTCGCTGA